In the Paenibacillus sp. FSL H7-0357 genome, one interval contains:
- a CDS encoding copper amine oxidase N-terminal domain-containing protein, whose translation MRKIWKFTPILLLLFLFPAISSAATHASFIYYVANGGKGTVPALVKSGTAFVPASLLEEAGLRVAWDKADLRAKYVGWEKTVVVTVGSKTAVLDGKTVQLGGAPFRYKEQLYLPARFVVQALEGQTVSWDAAHAVYTAKGLGTFASINATFEGITYSVVKESGKLYAAKGPGKPQLIAKLGSKLYEMVEFKFQKTPGGLIHLTLSDIYGEPHINNAWYTLVIKNGVVIRQASVGYYKRFGNNVVMYGNNLVLTDGKILRLIEDGTGKVKETLDLAKLGGEDDNYLVEGIDDDFLLIRPNQKGLLMFIDRKTGGKTLLYKELLNQEQQQYAETNDVPYYGDELKFIKREGNTLQFKLGREDQIYNYRMNEY comes from the coding sequence ATGAGAAAAATATGGAAGTTTACTCCAATATTACTTTTGCTGTTTCTGTTCCCGGCAATATCGTCAGCGGCTACCCATGCTTCGTTCATTTATTACGTGGCGAATGGCGGCAAGGGTACTGTTCCGGCACTGGTTAAGAGCGGAACTGCGTTTGTCCCGGCAAGTCTGCTGGAAGAGGCGGGTCTGCGGGTTGCCTGGGATAAGGCAGATCTGCGGGCCAAATACGTTGGATGGGAAAAAACAGTGGTTGTCACGGTTGGAAGCAAGACTGCTGTGCTTGATGGGAAAACAGTTCAATTAGGAGGAGCACCGTTCCGGTATAAAGAGCAATTATATCTTCCTGCCCGTTTCGTGGTGCAGGCGCTGGAGGGGCAGACAGTAAGCTGGGATGCGGCTCATGCTGTCTACACCGCCAAAGGGCTTGGGACCTTCGCGAGTATCAACGCAACATTTGAAGGTATCACGTATTCTGTTGTTAAAGAGTCCGGCAAGCTGTATGCCGCAAAGGGACCGGGAAAACCGCAGCTGATTGCTAAGCTCGGCTCCAAGCTGTACGAGATGGTCGAATTCAAGTTCCAGAAGACACCTGGAGGCTTAATCCACTTGACACTCTCGGATATTTACGGTGAACCTCATATCAACAATGCATGGTACACCCTGGTGATAAAGAACGGAGTGGTGATCCGGCAGGCGAGTGTCGGCTATTATAAACGGTTCGGGAATAATGTTGTCATGTATGGCAATAATCTGGTGCTTACAGATGGCAAGATTCTCCGGCTGATTGAGGACGGAACAGGGAAGGTGAAGGAGACCCTGGATCTGGCGAAGCTCGGGGGTGAAGACGATAATTATCTGGTCGAAGGAATTGATGATGATTTCCTGTTGATCCGTCCGAATCAGAAGGGGCTTCTAATGTTTATTGACCGCAAGACAGGCGGAAAGACGTTGTTGTACAAGGAGCTGTTGAATCAGGAACAGCAGCAATATGCGGAAACGAACGACGTGCCTTATTACGGAGACGAATTGAAGTTTATCAAACGTGAAGGCAATACTTTGCAGTTTAAGCTGGGCAGAGAAGATCAAATATACAACTATCGAATGAATGAATATTAA
- a CDS encoding HAD hydrolase-like protein — translation MPETQTRVGTTDMLAAAAVGAIKVLVRTGWGENSLMAYRKDWYEAAEPDFIAADLLEAAQWLIALKVG, via the coding sequence ATGCCAGAAACCCAAACCAGGGTTGGAACAACGGATATGCTGGCAGCAGCCGCAGTGGGCGCAATCAAAGTGCTTGTCCGTACGGGCTGGGGCGAAAATTCGCTTATGGCTTACCGCAAGGATTGGTATGAGGCGGCGGAGCCGGACTTTATTGCAGCAGACTTGCTGGAAGCCGCACAATGGCTGATTGCATTGAAAGTTGGCTAA
- a CDS encoding AAA family ATPase, whose amino-acid sequence MKKLIVVNGTMGVGKSAVCKSLNGVLNHSVWLDGDWCWMMNPWIVNDENRAMVENNITYQLRSFLTNSTFEHVIFSWVLHREEILQGLLKRLDDLEFDTQTITLISSETALRQRMEQDHRPEEQILSSIERLSLYRNMGTTKIDTSSHDVDEVVEQMKLIISQ is encoded by the coding sequence ATGAAAAAGTTAATTGTTGTCAACGGCACAATGGGTGTCGGGAAATCCGCCGTATGCAAAAGCCTGAACGGGGTGCTAAATCATTCCGTATGGCTGGACGGCGATTGGTGCTGGATGATGAATCCCTGGATCGTAAACGATGAAAACAGAGCCATGGTGGAGAATAACATTACATATCAGCTAAGAAGCTTCTTGACGAACTCTACATTTGAACATGTCATTTTCAGTTGGGTACTTCATCGCGAAGAGATCTTGCAAGGTCTTCTGAAACGGCTAGATGATCTGGAATTTGATACACAAACGATTACCTTGATCTCTTCGGAGACTGCACTAAGGCAGCGGATGGAGCAAGACCATAGACCGGAGGAGCAAATTCTCAGCAGTATCGAACGTTTAAGCTTATACCGGAACATGGGGACTACTAAAATAGATACAAGCAGCCACGATGTGGACGAAGTAGTTGAACAAATGAAATTAATCATCAGTCAATAA